The Octadecabacter arcticus 238 genome contains a region encoding:
- the rpsI gene encoding 30S ribosomal protein S9 yields MADQVNSLEELGQVADSIETVDAPQITTIQREVVKDALGRSYATGKRKDAVARVWIKPGSGKVIVNGRDQTIYFARPVLRMILLQPFEVSGVAGQFDVMATVKGGGLSGQAGAVKHGISKALQLFDPSLRAALKAAGFITRDSRVVERKKYGKAKARKSFQFSKR; encoded by the coding sequence ATGGCCGATCAAGTGAACTCCCTCGAAGAGCTGGGCCAAGTCGCAGACAGCATCGAAACTGTCGACGCACCACAAATCACAACGATTCAACGTGAAGTCGTCAAGGACGCACTGGGTCGTTCTTATGCCACAGGTAAGCGTAAAGATGCGGTCGCCCGCGTTTGGATCAAACCAGGTTCTGGCAAGGTCATCGTCAATGGTCGTGACCAAACAATCTACTTTGCACGCCCAGTTCTGCGCATGATCTTGTTGCAGCCGTTTGAAGTGTCCGGCGTTGCGGGTCAATTCGACGTCATGGCAACTGTCAAAGGCGGAGGCCTGTCCGGTCAAGCTGGTGCGGTCAAGCACGGCATTTCCAAGGCGCTGCAATTGTTCGACCCGTCCTTGCGCGCAGCATTGAAAGCCGCTGGTTTCATTACCCGCGACAGTCGTGTTGTTGAACGTAAGAAATACGGTAAAGCAAAAGCCCGTAAGAGCTTCCAGTTCTCTAAGCGTTAA
- a CDS encoding IS256-like element ISOan6 family transposase, producing MGTTNIVDFARRDEMTDALTELLKTGAQQLIATAVEAELVSYLAQFTGLRTDAGHAAVVRNGHHPARPFQTGIGPVSVRIPKVRSKDGTPVTFRSALVPPYVRRTKTLEAALPWLYLKGISSGEMAPALKVLLGPDAVGLSANTVSRLKRDWANEYEAWKGAELDDEPIVYIWADGVHSGLRGEDDKLCALVIIGVTARGKKRFLAIEDGVRESTQSWREVLLNLKSRGMNAPKLAIGDGAMGFWAAMDEVYPETRHQRCWQHKTMNVLNCLPKLSQPKAKAALHDIWQAETKVDAEKAFDLFIKTYEPKYPKATLCLQKDREELMAFFDFPAQHWQSIRTSNPIESAFATIRHRTKRSKGCLSRDGMLHMMFKLGQCAEQNWRKLRGFDYLAKVITGVTFKDGIETTNPDQITA from the coding sequence ATGGGAACTACTAACATTGTTGATTTTGCGCGTCGAGACGAGATGACGGACGCGTTGACGGAGTTGCTGAAAACGGGAGCACAACAATTGATCGCGACAGCAGTTGAGGCTGAGCTTGTCAGTTATTTGGCGCAATTTACCGGCTTACGCACCGATGCCGGTCACGCGGCAGTCGTGCGTAATGGACATCATCCTGCCCGCCCGTTTCAAACGGGCATTGGCCCTGTGAGCGTGCGCATTCCAAAGGTTCGGTCCAAGGACGGCACACCGGTGACATTCCGGTCTGCCCTGGTGCCGCCCTATGTGCGCCGCACGAAGACGCTGGAAGCGGCCTTGCCATGGCTTTACCTCAAAGGGATCTCCAGCGGCGAGATGGCTCCCGCCCTCAAGGTTCTTCTGGGCCCAGATGCCGTTGGCTTGTCGGCTAATACGGTTTCGCGTTTAAAACGCGATTGGGCCAATGAATACGAGGCTTGGAAAGGCGCTGAGTTAGATGACGAGCCCATCGTCTATATCTGGGCCGACGGCGTTCACAGCGGCCTTCGGGGCGAGGATGACAAGCTCTGTGCCCTTGTTATTATTGGGGTAACTGCCCGTGGCAAGAAGCGATTTCTGGCAATTGAGGATGGGGTGCGCGAGTCCACGCAGAGCTGGCGCGAGGTTCTGCTTAACCTCAAAAGCCGAGGCATGAATGCGCCCAAACTGGCCATCGGGGACGGTGCCATGGGGTTTTGGGCGGCCATGGACGAAGTCTATCCTGAGACCCGCCATCAACGCTGTTGGCAACACAAAACGATGAACGTGCTCAATTGTTTACCCAAGCTGTCTCAGCCAAAAGCCAAGGCCGCGCTGCACGACATCTGGCAGGCCGAGACCAAAGTCGATGCAGAAAAGGCGTTCGATCTGTTCATCAAAACCTACGAACCCAAATATCCCAAGGCCACACTATGCCTGCAAAAAGATCGTGAGGAACTCATGGCATTCTTCGACTTCCCGGCGCAGCATTGGCAAAGCATCCGCACTAGCAATCCAATTGAATCGGCCTTCGCTACGATCCGGCATCGTACCAAGCGTTCAAAGGGCTGCCTGTCACGCGATGGCATGCTGCACATGATGTTCAAACTGGGGCAATGTGCTGAGCAAAATTGGAGGAAGCTACGCGGCTTTGACTACCTCGCAAAAGTCATCACAGGCGTCACGTTCAAAGACGGAATCGAAACCACAAACCCCGACCAGATCACCGCATGA
- a CDS encoding ISAs1 family transposase, with protein sequence MGGCSHRVLIAMHIFLSAFDEVPDPRASNVRHDLGELLVIAFVSVLCGSTSCAEMAAFGRAKESFFRNFLKLKHAIPSHDTFSEVFRIIDPKALDAAFSKVLADVTKLLKDGDIIAIDGKALRGARDPGESARTRMMVSAYASRLRLTLATVPADRGTELSAAIEALGLIDLRGKVVTGDALHCNRRTVAAINAGGGDWCLALKGNQESLLSDARGCFSKGHKSDPTAVTENTGHGRKETRKAVVVSAKALAEYHEFPGLKGFGRIEATRETGGKVTSETRYFALSWVPTPEVLLAAVRDHWAIENALHWQLDVSFREDAARNRKDNGPGNIAVLRRRALDVLRRDTSKGSLSIKIKRAGWDTTFLRSILSDLATT encoded by the coding sequence ATGGGTGGTTGTTCTCATCGGGTGCTCATCGCCATGCATATTTTTCTATCCGCCTTCGACGAAGTTCCTGATCCGCGCGCCAGTAACGTGCGCCACGACCTTGGTGAACTGCTCGTTATCGCCTTCGTGTCGGTCTTATGTGGATCGACCTCCTGCGCCGAGATGGCCGCATTTGGCCGTGCAAAAGAGAGCTTTTTCAGGAACTTCCTGAAACTCAAGCATGCCATTCCATCGCATGATACCTTCTCGGAGGTCTTCCGGATCATCGACCCGAAGGCACTCGATGCGGCCTTCAGTAAGGTACTTGCCGATGTGACCAAGCTCCTCAAAGACGGTGATATCATCGCGATTGACGGCAAAGCGTTACGGGGTGCGCGCGACCCGGGCGAAAGCGCACGGACCCGCATGATGGTCTCAGCCTATGCCTCGCGGCTGCGCCTGACGTTGGCGACAGTACCTGCCGATCGAGGCACAGAACTCAGCGCGGCCATAGAGGCGCTTGGGTTGATCGATCTGCGGGGCAAGGTGGTCACCGGTGATGCATTACATTGCAACCGCCGCACGGTTGCCGCAATCAACGCAGGCGGCGGTGATTGGTGCCTCGCCCTCAAGGGTAACCAGGAATCCCTGTTGTCTGACGCCCGTGGATGTTTCAGCAAGGGGCACAAAAGCGATCCAACAGCCGTTACGGAAAATACCGGCCATGGAAGAAAAGAAACCCGTAAGGCGGTCGTGGTATCGGCTAAGGCATTGGCAGAATACCACGAATTCCCTGGCCTCAAGGGGTTCGGTCGCATCGAGGCGACCAGAGAGACGGGCGGAAAGGTGACCTCAGAGACCCGCTACTTCGCGCTGTCTTGGGTTCCCACACCTGAGGTGCTGTTGGCCGCTGTCCGCGACCATTGGGCCATCGAAAATGCCCTTCATTGGCAGTTGGATGTGTCTTTCCGCGAGGACGCCGCACGCAATCGGAAAGACAACGGTCCCGGCAACATCGCCGTTCTACGTCGCCGCGCACTCGACGTCCTCCGGCGTGACACATCCAAGGGCTCTCTCTCCATAAAAATCAAACGTGCAGGCTGGGACACCACCTTCTTACGCAGCATTCTCAGTGACTTGGCAACAACATGA
- a CDS encoding site-specific integrase produces the protein MSQTRLPCALWWDEKKRRLVASFAAKGRTGQTERIVWFEKQSKRYWLAYFGDKKIGDINQAYVNGYWAWRMAYWTMASAAEKKKHPNYALNPSKKTLDMEQSALREIFGWGNAHKHITYQPIIENPFARQRIAATRRPSFDEAEWQQLREYMQRWVVGRGDADKRVHSKHLYQRKLLQIYLHWLALTGMRTGEALKLRHRDVWIGKTEQYEQLMLRITVPKDTKTGSRIVSSQPSLITWYDALIELTGTDAEADLLFCDVEGKANKGFYKSVPKLFREAGVLLDDNGDRRTAYSLRHYYAEQRLIELGLNVRAFDIIATNMGTGRQYLEAHYVRKGVMQDEDALVTAGGTRRTTMVDEAEVRAASSGLDDFY, from the coding sequence ATGAGCCAAACGCGATTGCCCTGCGCGCTTTGGTGGGACGAGAAGAAGCGGAGGCTGGTGGCGAGTTTTGCTGCGAAGGGCAGGACGGGGCAAACAGAGCGCATTGTTTGGTTTGAAAAGCAAAGCAAACGGTACTGGCTAGCTTATTTTGGCGACAAGAAGATAGGCGACATAAACCAAGCGTACGTGAATGGCTACTGGGCTTGGCGCATGGCTTACTGGACTATGGCCAGCGCAGCTGAAAAGAAAAAGCATCCAAACTACGCACTTAATCCCAGCAAGAAAACGTTGGACATGGAGCAGAGTGCGCTGCGTGAAATATTTGGTTGGGGCAACGCTCATAAGCATATTACCTATCAACCAATAATCGAAAATCCATTTGCGCGACAACGCATTGCTGCAACGCGCAGGCCGAGTTTTGACGAAGCGGAATGGCAGCAGTTGCGTGAGTACATGCAGCGTTGGGTTGTTGGACGGGGGGATGCAGACAAGCGGGTACATTCCAAGCATCTGTATCAACGCAAGCTTCTTCAAATCTATTTGCATTGGCTAGCGCTGACAGGAATGCGCACAGGTGAAGCTCTCAAACTCCGGCACAGAGATGTTTGGATCGGTAAGACTGAACAATATGAACAGCTAATGCTGCGCATCACAGTCCCAAAAGATACAAAAACTGGCTCACGAATCGTTTCGTCACAGCCCAGTTTGATAACTTGGTATGACGCGCTGATCGAGCTAACAGGCACCGATGCAGAAGCTGATTTGCTGTTTTGTGACGTGGAAGGAAAAGCAAACAAGGGCTTTTATAAATCTGTTCCCAAGCTGTTTAGGGAGGCTGGTGTGCTGTTGGACGACAACGGCGATAGACGTACTGCATACAGCTTGCGTCATTACTATGCCGAGCAGCGGTTGATTGAACTGGGCTTAAATGTACGTGCTTTTGACATTATTGCTACGAACATGGGCACTGGTCGGCAGTATTTGGAGGCGCATTATGTGCGCAAAGGCGTGATGCAGGATGAGGACGCGCTGGTTACGGCAGGGGGTACACGACGAACTACAATGGTAGATGAGGCTGAAGTGCGGGCTGCTAGCAGTGGTTTGGACGATTTTTATTAA
- a CDS encoding IS3 family transposase (programmed frameshift) — MVMPSQSPLSPDAGSGAVLAPTSPPRVVNAPLAPTAELTSIPKRRNFTAKYKLRILDETDQVADTGGVSAILRREGLYSSALTDWRRARAAGTLGALQPMRRGPQKAPANPLQAELAKANREVTALRRRLDQAEAIIAIQKKVAGLLDEMGADARAQRQIMMAVAIALPTGSGLTSAVCAALSLSRASVLRQRAALTAPPRTRPPRAASSRALPERERDQVLHHLREPRFADQTPTEVFATLLDEGTYLCSIRTMYRILAAQGEVGERRRQRTHPVYQKPELLAEAPNQVWSWDITKLRGPVKWSYFYLYVILDIFSRRVVGWRVEHAESASQFKELFIDAMEKHEVPRDQLTLHADRGGPMKAKTTALMLVDLGVLKSHSRPHTSNDNPFSEAHFKTLKYQPEFPKNFETIEQARAFCRRFFAWYNQDHHHAGIGLMTPDQIHFGQAQEIYTARQATLDAAFLATPERFVHKPPKPPQIPTAVWINPPKPTEETQA, encoded by the exons ATGGTTATGCCTTCACAATCACCACTTTCGCCAGATGCTGGATCTGGAGCCGTTTTGGCCCCGACGTCGCCTCCCCGCGTTGTTAATGCGCCGTTGGCTCCCACAGCGGAACTGACGAGCATCCCGAAGCGACGCAACTTCACAGCCAAATACAAACTGCGCATTCTGGATGAGACGGACCAAGTGGCAGACACTGGCGGGGTTTCCGCCATTCTACGGCGGGAGGGGCTTTATTCCTCTGCACTGACCGATTGGCGCCGTGCGCGGGCGGCCGGCACATTGGGTGCATTGCAGCCAATGCGCCGTGGCCCACAAAAGGCACCTGCCAATCCATTGCAAGCTGAGCTGGCCAAGGCCAACCGTGAGGTGACAGCCTTGCGGCGCCGTCTGGATCAGGCGGAAGCCATCATTGCCATCCAAAAAAAAGTGGCGGGACTTCTGGACGAGATGG GAGCAGACGCAAGAGCGCAGCGGCAAATCATGATGGCCGTCGCGATTGCATTGCCCACCGGCAGCGGCTTGACCTCGGCTGTCTGCGCCGCGCTATCATTATCGCGCGCGAGCGTTCTTCGACAGCGTGCGGCGCTGACGGCACCACCACGCACACGCCCACCGCGCGCAGCGTCTTCGCGGGCTCTGCCGGAAAGGGAAAGAGACCAGGTATTGCACCACCTGCGCGAACCCCGCTTTGCGGATCAGACGCCCACAGAGGTCTTTGCCACCTTGCTGGATGAAGGCACCTATCTGTGTTCAATCCGCACGATGTATCGGATATTGGCCGCGCAGGGCGAAGTTGGCGAACGCCGCCGACAGCGCACACATCCCGTCTATCAAAAGCCTGAACTTCTAGCTGAAGCCCCCAATCAGGTCTGGTCTTGGGACATCACCAAGCTGAGGGGCCCGGTGAAATGGTCCTACTTCTATCTCTATGTCATCCTCGACATCTTCAGCCGCCGCGTTGTTGGCTGGCGCGTCGAGCACGCGGAGAGCGCCAGCCAGTTCAAAGAGCTGTTCATCGACGCGATGGAAAAACACGAGGTTCCACGCGATCAGCTGACATTGCATGCAGATCGCGGTGGGCCCATGAAGGCAAAGACGACAGCCCTGATGCTGGTTGATCTTGGTGTGCTCAAGTCCCACAGTCGGCCCCACACCTCCAACGACAACCCGTTCTCCGAAGCCCACTTCAAAACACTGAAATATCAGCCAGAGTTCCCCAAGAACTTTGAAACCATCGAGCAGGCTCGCGCATTCTGCCGCAGGTTCTTTGCATGGTATAACCAAGACCATCATCACGCCGGGATTGGTCTGATGACGCCCGACCAAATCCATTTTGGGCAGGCCCAAGAAATCTACACCGCGCGACAAGCAACACTAGACGCGGCATTCCTCGCCACGCCCGAACGCTTCGTACACAAACCACCAAAACCGCCTCAAATCCCGACCGCCGTCTGGATCAACCCACCAAAACCAACCGAAGAAACCCAAGCCTAA
- a CDS encoding DNA cytosine methyltransferase, with product MKTISLFSGCGGMDFGIKAAGCDVVFANDVMKYAAETHRKYFKDTDFIHGDIREISNFPSTDLVVGGYPCQSFSMGGNRKPENDPRTYLFKEFARAVEASNPKFFIAENVSGLKSVQNGQWLKQQIDVFEDIGNHGYNTSFKIINSQDYGVPQRRKRLFVIGVRRDLGGYFHFPTETHCKLEDVKKTGLLPHTSHGEVIKHLPKWPSGEFYERPHDPEGHFSWYYMSRNRKAEWNRPSYTVVANFRHTTLHPASPTMKLTWSNLADGFKQRWDFTDHFEHLDHEPEMFKLEEARRLSWREAACIQTFPRGFEPAGDLMRKFEQIGNAVPPKLIEVIAHWLKSEQGLKDYAPTDGVQKKDSQLKLL from the coding sequence ATGAAGACTATATCATTATTTTCTGGATGTGGCGGCATGGACTTTGGAATAAAGGCCGCTGGTTGTGACGTGGTTTTTGCAAATGATGTAATGAAATACGCTGCGGAAACCCATCGTAAATATTTTAAAGACACAGATTTCATCCATGGCGACATAAGAGAAATTAGCAATTTTCCAAGTACTGATCTAGTAGTTGGTGGATATCCATGCCAATCATTCTCAATGGGAGGAAATAGAAAACCTGAAAATGACCCGCGCACCTATTTATTTAAAGAATTTGCTCGTGCTGTTGAAGCAAGCAATCCAAAGTTCTTTATTGCCGAGAATGTATCAGGGCTAAAATCAGTACAGAATGGTCAATGGCTAAAACAACAGATAGATGTTTTTGAAGATATAGGAAATCACGGATACAATACGAGCTTCAAGATTATTAATTCACAGGACTACGGCGTCCCTCAACGAAGAAAGCGCTTATTTGTTATTGGTGTGCGTCGAGACTTAGGGGGTTACTTTCATTTCCCAACTGAAACGCATTGCAAGTTAGAAGATGTAAAGAAAACCGGTTTACTGCCCCATACTTCCCATGGAGAAGTAATTAAGCACTTGCCTAAGTGGCCCAGTGGAGAATTTTACGAGAGACCGCATGATCCGGAAGGTCACTTTTCTTGGTATTATATGTCTCGAAATCGAAAAGCTGAGTGGAATCGTCCGTCTTACACGGTGGTTGCAAACTTCAGGCATACAACGCTGCACCCAGCATCACCTACTATGAAGCTAACATGGTCTAACCTAGCTGATGGATTTAAGCAACGATGGGACTTTACTGACCATTTTGAGCACCTAGATCACGAGCCGGAAATGTTTAAGCTCGAAGAAGCAAGGCGTCTTTCATGGCGCGAAGCCGCTTGCATCCAGACTTTTCCCAGAGGATTTGAACCGGCAGGCGATCTTATGCGAAAATTTGAACAGATAGGTAACGCGGTACCTCCTAAATTAATTGAGGTAATCGCACACTGGTTAAAATCAGAGCAAGGACTAAAAGACTACGCGCCAACAGACGGAGTACAGAAAAAGGATAGCCAGCTAAAGCTACTTTAG
- a CDS encoding IS30 family transposase, with the protein MDIRSKHLSSEDRGVILAEHNRGSSQRLIGQLLHRPASTICRELARGRQEDGSYCPQAARQAYDARRARCRRKRKLVEGSDLNRFVHGKLVHLHWSPEQIAQRLRLMKPDDPSAHVSHETIYAAIYAQPRGGLKAAMIEALRQAKPKRGLKRRTAAGSAMVPESLRIINRPEEIEARLVPGHWEGDLIKGAFNRSSVGTLVERKTRFVILCKMDGNGAEAALDSFTRQMRRLPAALRKSMTYDRGSEMACHPELARRLKIDIWFCDPHAPWQRGSNENTNGLLRQYMPKGTDLNGASQTWLNDVANLMNNRPRKTLGWRTPAEAMADEIAAFKSTVALDV; encoded by the coding sequence ATGGACATACGAAGCAAGCACCTCAGCAGCGAGGACCGTGGCGTGATATTAGCCGAGCATAATAGGGGCAGCAGTCAGCGGTTGATCGGCCAGCTTTTGCATCGCCCGGCGAGCACGATCTGCCGTGAGCTGGCGCGAGGTCGGCAGGAAGACGGCAGCTATTGCCCGCAAGCGGCGCGGCAGGCCTATGATGCCCGGCGTGCGCGCTGCCGCCGCAAGCGCAAGCTTGTGGAGGGGAGCGATCTTAATCGTTTCGTTCATGGCAAGCTCGTACATCTGCACTGGTCGCCTGAGCAGATTGCGCAGAGACTGCGTCTCATGAAGCCTGATGATCCATCCGCCCATGTGAGCCATGAGACCATCTATGCCGCGATTTACGCGCAGCCACGTGGTGGGCTGAAGGCGGCGATGATCGAGGCGTTGCGTCAAGCGAAGCCTAAGCGTGGGCTCAAGCGCAGGACAGCGGCGGGCAGTGCTATGGTCCCGGAATCATTGCGCATTATCAACCGCCCTGAAGAGATCGAAGCGCGACTGGTACCAGGCCATTGGGAGGGCGACCTCATCAAGGGCGCATTCAATCGCTCGTCAGTGGGGACCTTGGTCGAGCGCAAGACACGCTTTGTCATTCTTTGCAAAATGGACGGCAATGGGGCCGAGGCCGCGCTCGACAGCTTCACCCGCCAGATGAGACGACTACCCGCTGCTTTGCGCAAGAGCATGACCTACGACCGCGGCTCCGAAATGGCCTGCCACCCCGAACTCGCCAGACGGTTGAAGATCGATATCTGGTTCTGCGATCCGCATGCGCCTTGGCAGCGTGGCAGCAACGAGAACACCAACGGACTGCTGCGTCAGTACATGCCCAAAGGAACTGACCTGAACGGTGCAAGCCAAACATGGCTGAACGACGTTGCAAACCTGATGAACAACCGTCCGAGAAAAACTCTCGGTTGGAGAACACCCGCTGAAGCCATGGCCGACGAAATCGCGGCCTTCAAATCAACCGTTGCACTTGATGTTTGA
- a CDS encoding IS3 family transposase: MGQHRRNYTDDYKAAAVERLYEPGATQGSVAKELGITGTQLKTWRLEIEAFGSVEAKRRQQADAAELLHLRKDNKRLAEEVEILHKASAFFRGAGGETMTNKRAFVTAHKAQYAVSILCRLLEISRGWFYGFPASQPARDQRQANRDARDQALLPKIKTFFKASKKCYGSKRIHQDLLADSEVVSERRVARIMKEHKVSPLLRKRRKPITTDSNHKLKPSPNLLEQKFHSQTPNAVWLADITYIDTDEGWLYLAGVKDMTTREIVGWAMEDHMRAELCCAALEMALGRRGPVPGLIHHSDRGGQYAGGDYRKLIKKAKLTQSMSRKGQCLDNAPMESFFASLKKEMVHQRRFRTHAEAKAAIFEYIEVFYNRQRRHSGVGYKTPKQAFEDMTWKMAA, from the coding sequence ATGGGACAACATCGACGCAATTATACAGACGATTATAAGGCAGCTGCAGTTGAGCGGTTATATGAGCCTGGTGCGACGCAAGGCAGCGTTGCCAAGGAGCTTGGGATCACTGGGACGCAGCTGAAGACGTGGCGCTTGGAAATTGAGGCGTTTGGCTCAGTTGAAGCCAAACGGCGTCAGCAGGCGGATGCGGCTGAATTGCTCCACCTTCGCAAAGACAACAAGCGGCTTGCTGAGGAAGTGGAGATTTTGCACAAAGCATCCGCTTTTTTTCGCGGCGCGGGCGGTGAAACCATGACGAACAAGCGTGCTTTCGTCACCGCCCATAAAGCTCAATACGCGGTTTCAATATTATGCCGTCTTCTAGAGATATCCCGGGGCTGGTTCTACGGGTTCCCAGCCAGTCAGCCTGCACGTGATCAGCGTCAAGCTAATCGCGACGCTCGGGATCAGGCGTTGCTTCCCAAGATAAAAACCTTCTTCAAGGCCAGTAAGAAATGTTATGGATCAAAGCGTATTCACCAAGACTTACTGGCGGATAGTGAGGTCGTCTCCGAGCGCCGTGTTGCGAGAATAATGAAGGAACACAAGGTGTCCCCGCTTCTTCGCAAGCGTAGAAAGCCAATCACAACGGACAGCAATCATAAGCTGAAGCCATCCCCAAACTTGTTGGAACAGAAATTCCACAGCCAGACGCCTAATGCCGTTTGGCTGGCGGATATCACCTATATCGACACGGACGAAGGCTGGCTTTATCTGGCTGGCGTGAAGGACATGACCACGCGTGAGATCGTCGGTTGGGCGATGGAGGATCACATGCGTGCGGAGCTTTGCTGCGCCGCCCTCGAGATGGCTCTGGGACGCAGAGGCCCGGTTCCGGGATTGATACACCACTCCGATAGGGGCGGCCAATATGCTGGCGGGGACTATCGCAAGCTGATCAAAAAGGCGAAACTCACTCAATCCATGAGCCGCAAGGGCCAATGCCTCGACAATGCGCCGATGGAAAGCTTCTTTGCTTCATTGAAAAAGGAGATGGTTCACCAGCGGCGCTTTAGAACACACGCTGAGGCCAAGGCCGCCATCTTCGAATACATTGAGGTCTTCTACAACCGCCAGCGCCGTCATTCAGGCGTCGGCTACAAAACGCCAAAACAGGCTTTCGAAGATATGACTTGGAAAATGGCAGCATAG
- a CDS encoding TetR/AcrR family transcriptional regulator, protein MAKRGYHHGDLKRALVDGALRLIEEKGPTGFTLSEAAREAGVTPAAVYRHFEGREDLIAEAARQGYEIFADLMEYAYAKGQPSALASFEATGRAYLAFARKYPGHYVAMFESGISIQRTPELNEVATRAMGVLERAAVELSKHIPEEKRPPPQMFSAHIWALSHGVVELFARGNPGTKSPFPPEELLESGIGVYLRGLGLVRPDNE, encoded by the coding sequence GTGGCTAAACGCGGCTATCATCACGGTGATCTGAAACGCGCCTTGGTCGATGGCGCGTTGCGTTTGATCGAAGAAAAAGGCCCGACGGGTTTCACCCTTTCTGAGGCCGCCCGCGAAGCTGGCGTGACCCCCGCCGCTGTCTATCGTCACTTTGAGGGGCGCGAAGACCTGATCGCCGAAGCCGCACGTCAAGGGTATGAGATTTTCGCCGATCTGATGGAATACGCCTACGCCAAAGGCCAGCCATCTGCGCTGGCGTCTTTCGAGGCCACGGGCCGCGCTTATCTTGCGTTCGCGCGCAAATATCCCGGACACTACGTGGCGATGTTTGAGTCAGGCATTTCAATCCAGCGCACGCCGGAACTCAACGAAGTGGCGACACGTGCGATGGGCGTGCTGGAACGTGCAGCTGTGGAACTTTCCAAGCACATTCCAGAAGAAAAACGCCCGCCACCACAAATGTTCAGCGCCCATATTTGGGCCCTGTCGCACGGGGTCGTGGAATTGTTCGCCCGCGGCAACCCCGGCACGAAATCACCGTTCCCGCCAGAAGAGTTGCTGGAATCCGGGATCGGGGTTTATCTGCGTGGCTTGGGGTTGGTGCGACCTGACAACGAGTAG
- the ppk2 gene encoding polyphosphate kinase 2 translates to MTDLPFDGQISRYFREDAPQPVRDEIEGKKKGEILATDSPYAKKWKRAHYDAALEALQIELVKMQAWVRETGQRVAIVFEGRDAAGKGGTIKRFRENLNPRGARLVALGKPTEAEAGQWYFQRYIQHLPTAGEIVFFDRSWYNRGVVEKVFRFCKDEQRDKWFEQVNPFEQMLVDEGIKVFKIWLTVDRAAQLQRFMDRESDPLKQWKLSWIDVEGLKKWDAYTTAIVETLDKTHTDNTPWLVVRSADKRRARVNAIRAVLRQLDYTGKDAKALGEVDDKIVSGPEFIMEFSGG, encoded by the coding sequence ATGACCGACCTGCCCTTTGACGGCCAAATCAGCCGTTATTTTCGCGAAGACGCGCCGCAGCCGGTCCGCGATGAGATAGAGGGCAAGAAAAAGGGCGAAATCCTCGCCACTGATTCCCCCTATGCCAAGAAATGGAAACGGGCGCACTATGATGCCGCCCTAGAGGCATTGCAGATCGAATTGGTCAAGATGCAAGCTTGGGTCCGTGAGACAGGACAGCGCGTCGCTATTGTTTTTGAGGGGCGCGATGCAGCAGGCAAAGGTGGAACGATCAAACGCTTCCGTGAGAACCTGAACCCGCGTGGTGCGCGACTGGTGGCGTTGGGCAAACCAACGGAGGCCGAGGCCGGTCAGTGGTATTTCCAACGCTACATCCAACACTTGCCCACCGCCGGAGAGATCGTATTTTTTGACCGCTCATGGTATAATCGCGGTGTCGTTGAAAAGGTTTTTAGATTTTGCAAGGATGAGCAGCGCGACAAATGGTTTGAACAGGTGAACCCGTTCGAACAGATGCTGGTCGACGAAGGCATCAAGGTTTTCAAGATTTGGCTGACGGTGGATCGTGCGGCGCAGTTGCAACGATTTATGGACCGCGAAAGTGACCCGTTGAAGCAATGGAAACTCAGCTGGATCGACGTTGAGGGTCTGAAAAAGTGGGACGCGTACACCACCGCGATTGTTGAGACTTTGGACAAGACCCACACCGATAACACGCCGTGGTTGGTTGTACGCAGCGCCGACAAGCGCCGCGCACGGGTGAACGCCATTCGCGCGGTGCTGCGCCAGTTGGATTACACCGGTAAAGATGCCAAAGCATTGGGTGAGGTCGATGACAAAATCGTCAGTGGGCCTGAATTTATAATGGAGTTTTCAGGTGGCTAA